In the genome of Sporanaerobacter acetigenes DSM 13106, the window TGCGGGACAGGGATATTGGAAGGCAGTAGAATATATGGCTAAAGCAGTATATCCAGAGGTGTATGGCGATGTTGAAGATTAATGAAAGAAAAAATACTACAGCATGGAAAGTATTTATTCTCATTATATTTGGAGTTTTACTTGTGATAAGTTTTTTTGTAAGCAATTCGTTTGGAACTATGAAATTGACTAATAAAGATATAATCAAAGCTATTTTTGTAGATGAAACTGGGGCTAAAAGGCAAGTTATTTGGAATATTAGATTACCTAGAACTATAGTGGCTTGCTTGGTGGGTATGAATCTTGCCCTTTCTGGGACAATACTGCAAGGGGTTATGGGAAATCCCCTTGCAGATCCACAAATAATCGGCATTTCATCAGGGGCAGGTTTGGCAGGAATTTTAATACTTGTAGTGTTCCCTGAGGCCATTCACCTCATGGCTCCAGCTGCTTTTCTTGGTGCAATAGGTGCTAGTGCTTTGATATATGCTTTGGCATGGAAAAACGGTATAAAACCTACGAGAATAATTTTAGCCGGAGTTGCAGTATCAGCATTATTGGGAGCAGGAATAACAACTCTCATGGTTTTTTATAGTGATAGAGTTCATGGAGCTATTATGTTTATGGCAGGAGGACTTTCAGCTAGGAGTTGGCCTCATGTAAAGATAATATTACCTTATACAATTGTTGGGATGACTGCTGCTTTCGTTATGGCTGATAAACTTGATATTCTCCTTTTAGGAGATGATGTAGCAAGAGGTCTTGGACTAAATGTAGAGAGGACAAGGCTTATTTTAACAGCTATAGCGGCATTACTTGCTGCTAGTGCAGTGTGTGTGGCAGGATTGCTTGGATTTGTTGGACTTATAATACCTCATATTTCAAGGATTATTATAGGGACTAATCATAAATATCTTTTCCCAGCATCTGCCCTTTTAGGTGGAGGAGTGTTGATGCTTTGTGATACCTTTGCAAGAACAATATTTAGCCCTGTAGAAATACCAGTAGGAGTAGTCATGGCAGCTTTAGGAGCTCCATTTTTCTTGTATTTATTGAGGAAAGTAGATTAAAGTTTAAGATTAGGGGTGTTATGTATGAAATTAGTGGTTGTTACTGTATCTAATCCTGTAGCTATTGATATGTCAAGATTCTACAAGAAAATTAAAGAAGAGTGTGGAGATATATTTAATTTAAAACTTTTTTATGTGGGCAGAGGATGTAAAAAAGAAAAGCTTTCTCAAATTGAAAATTGTATAGAAAAAGCAGATTTTGTACTTACAGACCTTATGGGAGCTCCAGAAGATGTAATAGTTGCTACTGTAGCAGGATGTAAAAAATGTAGCGGAGATATAGTGAATATTGGAGGACAGGGAAAGGAAATTGGTCCATATCTAAAATTAGGTTCTTTGAGTGCTAAAGATATGAAAATGGGTTCTAAGAAGGGGAAAAAAGATATTGATGTAGAAGCTATAATGAAAATGATGGATATGGCCGAAAAAATGGGGAAAGCTGTACCTTTTGGGAAACCTAGAGATATGAGAAACTTAGTCCTTATATCGAAATATTGGACACTTGCTGGAGAAGGGATAGAAGATTTATTTTATTTAATTCTCAAAGAGTATGGGAAGGTAAAAGATCTCCCAAAACCAAGGGAGCCAAAAGAAAACAAACCTATTTCCATATGTGATCCTCTGACTTTGAAGACATATAAGAATTGGGGAGAATATGCTGATGACAATGGTTTTGATGAAGATAAACCTATGGTTGCAGTTTTATACCGTAGTAACAATTATCCTCATAGGAGCAGTGGATGTGTTGGTAAATTTTGTGCTCAACTAAGTAAAGATGTGAATGTCTTGCCTGTTGCCTTTAATTCAGTTACACCTAAAAACTTGGATGTATTGGAAGAAATTTTGTTAAATTCTGAAAACCCAAATATAGATTTAATAGTTAATGTAATGGCTTTTAGATTAGGGGCAGGACCTATGGGTGGAGATGCAGAAAAGGCAGTAGAATTGCTTAAAAAACTAAATGTCCCACAGTTACATCCTTATTTGATGGCAAAGAGGGAACAGAAAGAGTGGGAAGAATCAATTGAAGGAATATCTCCTCCAGAGTTTTTGGTTTCTGTCATGTTGCCTGAACTTGATGGTTCTATAGAATCTATACCTATAGGAGCTATAAAGGTTTATGATAAAGATGAAGAATTGGATTTGGAATTAGGAGAACTTGATATTATAGATGATAGAGCTACAAAGGTTATTTCAAGGATAAACAATTGGATAAACTTAAAGAAGAAACCAAACAAAGATAAAAAGATTGCTATTATATGCTACAATTATCCTCCTGGTGAAGATAATTTGTTTGGTGGTGCGTTTCTAGATACCTTTGTATCCATAGAGAAAATAATGTCGGCATTGAAAGATGAAGGATACAATGTAGATGCTAAAACTAGCGATGAATTGATGGAATATTTTACAGCAGGTAAAATTGTTAATTCTGGAAGATGGATAAATGGAAAGCAAAGTGAATATATGATTAGCTATGAAAAGGATAAATATTATGAAACTATAAAGAGCAAAGATTGGTACGATGAGATGATAAGCCAATGGGGAGAAATTCCAGGAAAGGTAATGACCGAGGATGAAAAATTTCTTATTCCAGGGAAAGAATTTGGAAATGTATTTGTAGGACTTCAACCATCTAGAGGAGTTCATGAAAATCCAGAAAAATCCTATCACGACAAGACATTGTTTCCTCATCATCAATACATAGCTTTTTATAAATGGTTAAAAGAAGAATTTAAAGCAGATGCGATAATTCATGTTGGAACTCATGGGACATTGGAATTTTTGAAGGGAAAAGAATGTGGAATGTCTAAAGATTGTTTTCCAGATATGCTAGTATATGATATTCCTCATGCCTATCTATACTATTGTGGCAATCCTGCAGAATCAGTCATAGCTAAAAGACGTTCTCATGCGGTATTGGTTGGATATCAGTCACCACCATATACAGAAGCT includes:
- a CDS encoding FecCD family ABC transporter permease, whose translation is MAMLKINERKNTTAWKVFILIIFGVLLVISFFVSNSFGTMKLTNKDIIKAIFVDETGAKRQVIWNIRLPRTIVACLVGMNLALSGTILQGVMGNPLADPQIIGISSGAGLAGILILVVFPEAIHLMAPAAFLGAIGASALIYALAWKNGIKPTRIILAGVAVSALLGAGITTLMVFYSDRVHGAIMFMAGGLSARSWPHVKIILPYTIVGMTAAFVMADKLDILLLGDDVARGLGLNVERTRLILTAIAALLAASAVCVAGLLGFVGLIIPHISRIIIGTNHKYLFPASALLGGGVLMLCDTFARTIFSPVEIPVGVVMAALGAPFFLYLLRKVD
- the bchH gene encoding magnesium chelatase subunit H, which encodes MKLVVVTVSNPVAIDMSRFYKKIKEECGDIFNLKLFYVGRGCKKEKLSQIENCIEKADFVLTDLMGAPEDVIVATVAGCKKCSGDIVNIGGQGKEIGPYLKLGSLSAKDMKMGSKKGKKDIDVEAIMKMMDMAEKMGKAVPFGKPRDMRNLVLISKYWTLAGEGIEDLFYLILKEYGKVKDLPKPREPKENKPISICDPLTLKTYKNWGEYADDNGFDEDKPMVAVLYRSNNYPHRSSGCVGKFCAQLSKDVNVLPVAFNSVTPKNLDVLEEILLNSENPNIDLIVNVMAFRLGAGPMGGDAEKAVELLKKLNVPQLHPYLMAKREQKEWEESIEGISPPEFLVSVMLPELDGSIESIPIGAIKVYDKDEELDLELGELDIIDDRATKVISRINNWINLKKKPNKDKKIAIICYNYPPGEDNLFGGAFLDTFVSIEKIMSALKDEGYNVDAKTSDELMEYFTAGKIVNSGRWINGKQSEYMISYEKDKYYETIKSKDWYDEMISQWGEIPGKVMTEDEKFLIPGKEFGNVFVGLQPSRGVHENPEKSYHDKTLFPHHQYIAFYKWLKEEFKADAIIHVGTHGTLEFLKGKECGMSKDCFPDMLVYDIPHAYLYYCGNPAESVIAKRRSHAVLVGYQSPPYTEAELYGELLVLETLLNELKEAERVDPIRCDDLKAKIKEKACELNFDGEDLEMLERELYRIKRSLIPKGLHIFGQGYSSSEACDYMKFVLRYDRGNIKSIRRLVAESEELDYDELIDRNDTERLTYLDKKSVDIIEKYVSEEICEDRYLDTLEFGMECYNVSKECYEIKGLLKVLGGEYLPAKLAGDTVRSPEVLPTGYNLYQFDPRLVPSEVACERGARIADNTIKEFMKSNGEYPNSVAIVLWGLETSRTQGETLGQIFRYLGVRVVRDRGFDPEYEIIPLEELGRPRIDITINMCGFFRDMFYNMIQFMNKVFRDVYLLDEPDDMNYFKANTKKIYKNLIAKGYSPDEAEELAVSRLFGPKEGDYGTGITTIIETKNWTNEEQLGDQFINSLKYVYSLNHSGQKVEGLLEDNLKTVDIVSQTRSNHEYEVTDLDHYYEFFGGLAKSVEMVKGKKAEIYISDTTGESIETETVDKSIERGVRTRLLNPKWIDGMLEHKYHGVQKIYERFENIIGLSATTNKVENWIFDSLQSTYVSDEELREKLKENNRWAYLSMMERLLEANERGYWNASDEQLEEIRRVYFEVEGSIEEKI